A stretch of the Thermofilum adornatum genome encodes the following:
- a CDS encoding class I SAM-dependent methyltransferase: protein MTEIRETEEPVELSVWDLSGRERHKQERRAQVTAWFLKPGERDVIMDVGCGDGFVTSFFLKAGFVVGLEPSYHSLEIAKRKVPKGNVQFICADARFIPLRANSIDKVAILEVLEHLPRASQQMVIEEIDRVLKKGGILVVTVPYKEKIIYTRCIHCGKLTPLWGHLHSMDEEKVNKLLPPSYVLVAKAHFPNLELISMLGIFHRLPFPLWFIINNFLGIIKKGYWILVKYKKFLNECKIREKPIIE from the coding sequence ATGACTGAAATACGCGAAACCGAAGAGCCTGTCGAGCTGAGTGTCTGGGATTTGAGCGGAAGAGAGAGGCATAAGCAGGAACGCAGGGCGCAAGTAACAGCTTGGTTCCTAAAACCTGGAGAGCGAGATGTTATCATGGATGTTGGCTGTGGTGATGGTTTTGTGACTAGCTTCTTCTTAAAGGCCGGCTTCGTGGTGGGTTTGGAGCCTTCGTATCACTCACTCGAGATTGCCAAACGTAAGGTACCTAAGGGTAATGTCCAGTTTATTTGCGCTGATGCGCGCTTTATTCCTTTGAGAGCCAACTCAATAGATAAGGTGGCTATACTTGAAGTTTTGGAGCACTTGCCCCGAGCTTCTCAACAAATGGTTATTGAGGAAATCGATAGAGTTTTGAAAAAAGGTGGGATTCTCGTCGTCACGGTGCCTTACAAGGAAAAGATTATTTATACCCGCTGTATCCACTGTGGAAAGCTGACTCCATTGTGGGGCCACTTACATTCTATGGACGAGGAGAAGGTTAACAAACTCTTACCTCCGAGCTACGTGCTTGTAGCCAAAGCGCATTTTCCAAATCTAGAATTAATATCGATGTTAGGTATTTTTCATAGATTACCATTTCCATTATGGTTTATTATTAATAATTTCCTTGGAATTATAAAAAAAGGATATTGGATCTTGGTCAAATATAAGAAATTTTTAAATGAATGTAAAATTAGAGAAAAACCCATTATTGAGTGA
- the wecB gene encoding non-hydrolyzing UDP-N-acetylglucosamine 2-epimerase, with translation MKILSVVGARPNYVKLVAVHDVFSRFFEHVVVDTGQHYDYEMNRVFFEQLEVPEPDYFLGVGSGSHGYQVGEIVKRVEEVLQRERPDFVVVYGDTNSTLGGALAAVKAGFRVGHVEAGLRSFDMSMPEEVNRRVVDHVSHLLFAPTGSAYRNLLAERVPGRVFVTGDVHVRALKRWLPIAEERSHVLERLGLDPGYVVVTLHRAENTDDPARLSKIVGLLVGLARRERVVFPVHPRIRKRLVDLGLWEGLSGSGIVLSEPLGYLDFLKLLSNSRLVVTDSGGVQREAYLLRKPVVVLRGVTEWVELVESGLALLVDVESGLDPERILDWRPSGYVEGLLGDEHAPEKIAEILKGYLESGNF, from the coding sequence ATGAAGATTCTTTCCGTGGTCGGGGCTAGGCCCAATTACGTTAAGTTGGTAGCGGTACACGATGTCTTCTCAAGGTTTTTCGAGCACGTTGTAGTGGATACTGGCCAGCATTATGATTATGAGATGAATAGGGTGTTTTTCGAGCAGCTGGAGGTTCCAGAGCCGGACTACTTCCTAGGTGTAGGGAGCGGCTCTCACGGGTACCAGGTGGGGGAAATTGTTAAACGGGTGGAGGAGGTTTTGCAGAGGGAGCGACCTGACTTTGTGGTTGTTTATGGAGATACGAACTCGACTCTGGGTGGCGCGCTTGCGGCTGTGAAGGCGGGGTTTAGGGTTGGGCATGTGGAGGCTGGGTTGAGGAGTTTTGATATGTCGATGCCGGAGGAGGTGAATAGGAGGGTTGTGGATCATGTGTCGCATTTGCTTTTTGCGCCTACTGGGAGTGCGTATAGGAATTTGTTGGCTGAGCGGGTTCCTGGCAGGGTCTTTGTTACGGGTGATGTTCATGTTCGTGCTTTGAAGAGGTGGCTTCCTATAGCGGAGGAGAGGTCTCATGTGTTGGAGAGGCTTGGGCTGGATCCTGGCTATGTGGTTGTAACTCTTCACCGGGCTGAGAATACCGATGACCCAGCACGCCTTTCCAAGATTGTTGGTCTGCTGGTTGGTCTTGCTAGGCGGGAGCGTGTGGTTTTTCCTGTTCATCCGAGGATCAGGAAGAGGCTTGTCGATTTGGGTCTCTGGGAGGGTCTTAGCGGTAGCGGTATTGTTTTGTCGGAGCCTTTGGGCTATTTGGACTTTCTAAAGTTGCTGAGTAATAGTCGGCTTGTGGTTACTGATTCTGGTGGTGTTCAGAGGGAGGCATACCTCTTAAGGAAGCCCGTAGTTGTTTTGCGTGGGGTCACGGAGTGGGTCGAGCTGGTGGAGTCTGGGCTTGCGTTGCTGGTTGATGTGGAGTCTGGCCTGGATCCGGAGAGGATTCTGGATTGGCGCCCATCTGGCTATGTGGAAGGTCTATTGGGGGACGAGCATGCTCCTGAGAAAATTGCTGAAATCTTAAAGGGATATCTAGAGAGTGGAAATTTTTAG